The following are encoded together in the bacterium genome:
- a CDS encoding type II toxin-antitoxin system Phd/YefM family antitoxin: protein MQVTTIQEAKKNLEQLVYQADTDAEPIMIFLDDTHKAILLSEWEFTVWQETEYLLSNPANAAHLRKSLEQARIGHVTERELVNV from the coding sequence ATGCAAGTTACTACAATTCAGGAGGCAAAAAAGAATTTGGAGCAGCTAGTCTATCAAGCGGATACTGATGCTGAGCCTATTATGATTTTTCTTGATGACACGCATAAAGCGATTTTGTTATCAGAATGGGAATTTACCGTATGGCAAGAAACAGAATATCTCTTATCGAATCCCGCGAATGCTGCTCACTTACGAAAATCCTTGGAACAAGCACGTATTGGACATGTGACAGAACGGGAGTTAGTGAATGTATGA
- a CDS encoding Txe/YoeB family addiction module toxin, translating into MRLTFTDAGWEDYLWLQQYQPQLLKRVNDLIKDANRTPFKGIGKPEPLKRDLRGCWSRRVTDEHRLVYKVEHDTLVIISYRYHYE; encoded by the coding sequence ATGAGACTGACATTTACTGATGCTGGATGGGAAGATTATCTCTGGCTTCAACAGTATCAACCCCAATTATTGAAACGCGTGAATGATTTGATTAAAGATGCCAACCGCACCCCGTTTAAAGGAATTGGGAAACCCGAACCATTAAAACGGGATTTGCGAGGATGTTGGTCGCGAAGAGTCACGGACGAACACCGATTGGTGTACAAGGTTGAACACGATACTCTTGTAATTATTTCATATAGGTATCATTATGAATAG
- a CDS encoding DegT/DnrJ/EryC1/StrS family aminotransferase, whose product MNKVPLLDLKAQYASISGEIDGVINEVIRNGSFILGENVKKLEEEIASFCQTKYAVGVASGTDALLLSLMACEVKAGDEVITSPFTFIATAEVIVLLGAKPVFVDIDPKTYNIDPSKIKTAITPKTKAIIPVHLYGQPADMDEILPVAREYNLAVVEDAAQAIGAKYKGKMVGQMGTTGGFSFFPAKNLGAYGDGGIITTNDEDIAKKLKMLRTHGSQVKYYHEIIGTNSRLDELQAGILRVKLKKLNEWTRRRQEIAKTYNEAFRNKEIITPFVEAFNEPVYNQYTIRVKNRDGLIKHLKETGVDTAIHYPTPLHLQPAFSYLEHKVGDFKESEQAAKEVLSLPIYPELTSQQIETVICALCNYLLK is encoded by the coding sequence ATGAATAAAGTTCCATTGTTAGATTTAAAGGCACAATATGCGAGTATTTCAGGAGAAATTGATGGGGTAATAAATGAAGTTATTAGAAATGGTAGTTTCATATTAGGTGAAAATGTCAAGAAGTTAGAAGAGGAGATTGCTTCATTTTGTCAAACTAAATATGCCGTAGGCGTCGCCTCTGGCACTGATGCCCTTCTGTTGAGTCTTATGGCGTGTGAGGTAAAAGCAGGAGATGAGGTGATTACTTCACCGTTCACCTTTATTGCTACGGCTGAGGTGATAGTGCTTTTAGGGGCAAAACCTGTATTTGTTGACATTGACCCCAAAACCTATAATATTGACCCATCTAAGATTAAAACCGCTATTACTCCTAAAACTAAAGCCATTATCCCGGTTCATCTTTATGGTCAGCCAGCGGATATGGATGAAATATTACCTGTTGCCAGGGAGTATAATTTAGCCGTGGTAGAAGATGCCGCTCAGGCAATTGGGGCTAAATACAAGGGTAAAATGGTTGGTCAAATGGGCACAACGGGTGGATTTTCCTTTTTCCCGGCTAAAAACTTAGGTGCCTATGGTGATGGAGGAATAATTACGACTAACGATGAAGATATTGCCAAAAAACTTAAAATGCTACGCACTCATGGTTCACAAGTTAAATACTACCATGAAATTATTGGCACGAACAGCCGATTGGATGAATTACAGGCAGGCATATTACGGGTAAAATTAAAAAAACTGAATGAGTGGACTCGGAGACGACAGGAAATTGCTAAAACCTATAATGAGGCATTCAGGAATAAAGAAATCATAACCCCGTTTGTTGAAGCATTTAACGAGCCTGTATATAATCAATACACCATAAGGGTAAAGAATAGAGATGGGTTAATAAAACATCTAAAAGAGACAGGTGTTGATACTGCTATTCACTATCCAACACCGTTACATCTTCAACCAGCATTTTCTTACTTAGAGCATAAAGTAGGAGATTTTAAAGAAAGCGAACAGGCGGCTAAAGAGGTTTTATCACTTCCTATTTATCCTGAATTAACCTCACAACAAATCGAAACAGTTATTTGTGCACTATGTAACTATTTACTCAAATAA
- a CDS encoding sensor domain-containing diguanylate cyclase — protein sequence MIEFSGGKKMYLTFPQRMIKIANKTRWLIILLVLLVIKLFPEAVVDYTQIYFLLILAGIYNLLVRFIPWQQQWQEGKGYRICYAESTLDIIFISGIIYLTGGLQSNFFLLYFAVIMFAATYYNPLKCFLITICISLLYILNGILTEPSLRVLLSTLLSKIPLLFAIAGVTVYLTQEIKIQSEELELEKEKLQKLLQRLKGNLKEIDKKNQMLNEIYKLSLKIGSSLNLEDELNSIIDVTNEFLKSDLILISLVDENKQELEFKAKKGNLLSKIPDVNKIKIEESILGQVIRTGQPVSISDLSKIDSNDRLFTSKKGISSLLSVPLIVNEKPIGVFTCVYSKVMEFKEDEVKFLSLIATRAALSINNAQLHDEIRKLAITDGLTGLYNYRYFQESLKREIERCKRIKSSLSLLMIDIDHFKDFNDTYGHQEGDILLSRLAMLLNYHIRQTDIIARYGGEEFVIIATDISLGNTFLLGERIRHEIEKGLLTEEDAYRLKTTLPVTISIGIAVFPADALEQKELIKCADTALYEAKNTGRNRVVEYGKIM from the coding sequence ATGATAGAATTCTCTGGAGGTAAAAAAATGTATTTAACCTTTCCTCAACGAATGATAAAGATTGCTAATAAGACCAGATGGTTAATAATTTTGTTGGTCTTATTAGTCATTAAACTCTTCCCGGAAGCAGTAGTAGATTATACTCAAATTTACTTTTTGCTTATTTTAGCTGGTATTTATAATCTATTAGTTAGATTCATTCCCTGGCAACAACAATGGCAAGAAGGTAAAGGCTATCGAATCTGTTATGCTGAGAGCACACTGGATATAATCTTTATTAGCGGGATTATTTATTTAACTGGGGGGCTACAAAGTAATTTCTTCCTGCTTTATTTTGCGGTGATTATGTTTGCGGCAACTTATTATAACCCATTAAAATGTTTTTTGATAACTATCTGTATAAGTCTATTATATATTTTGAATGGAATTCTAACTGAACCTTCACTCCGTGTGCTTTTATCTACTCTTTTGAGTAAAATTCCACTTCTGTTTGCTATTGCAGGAGTTACTGTTTATCTCACTCAGGAAATTAAAATTCAAAGTGAAGAATTGGAATTAGAAAAGGAAAAACTTCAAAAACTCCTTCAAAGATTAAAAGGGAATTTAAAAGAGATTGACAAAAAGAATCAAATGTTAAATGAAATCTATAAACTTTCTTTAAAAATAGGCAGTAGTTTGAATTTAGAGGATGAGTTAAATAGTATTATTGATGTTACAAATGAATTTTTGAAATCAGATTTAATCCTCATTAGTTTGGTTGATGAGAACAAACAGGAGTTAGAATTCAAGGCAAAAAAAGGTAATTTATTATCAAAGATTCCTGATGTGAATAAAATAAAGATAGAAGAGAGTATATTAGGTCAAGTAATTAGAACCGGCCAGCCTGTAAGCATTAGTGATTTATCTAAGATAGACTCGAATGACCGTCTCTTTACTTCAAAAAAGGGAATATCTTCTTTGCTCTCAGTTCCTTTAATTGTCAATGAAAAACCGATTGGTGTTTTTACTTGTGTTTATTCTAAAGTAATGGAATTCAAAGAAGATGAGGTAAAATTTTTAAGTCTGATTGCTACTCGAGCCGCTCTATCCATAAATAATGCCCAGTTGCATGATGAAATTAGAAAATTAGCCATCACTGATGGTCTAACCGGACTCTATAACTACCGCTATTTTCAAGAAAGTTTAAAAAGAGAGATAGAACGGTGTAAGAGGATTAAAAGTTCCTTATCTTTATTAATGATAGATATTGACCACTTTAAAGACTTTAATGATACTTATGGACATCAGGAGGGAGATATATTGTTATCCAGGTTGGCGATGCTCTTAAATTACCATATTCGGCAAACAGATATTATTGCTCGCTACGGAGGAGAAGAATTTGTGATTATTGCAACTGATATCTCGCTGGGAAATACCTTTTTGTTAGGAGAACGAATAAGACACGAAATAGAAAAAGGTTTATTGACCGAAGAAGATGCGTATCGACTTAAAACTACTTTACCTGTAACCATAAGTATTGGTATTGCTGTATTTCCTGCTGATGCTCTTGAGCAGAAAGAGTTGATTAAATGTGCGGATACGGCACTTTATGAGGCGAAAAACACTGGAAGAAACAGAGTCGTGGAATATGGTAAAATAATGTAA
- a CDS encoding tetratricopeptide repeat protein, with product MRIKVCSLITIILVLITEIGVCKETFIFWYNKGVDLYQSGKYKEALDCFDETIKLNPEDGDTWYNKAVTLDNLKEYESAIKCYDFAIKYFEPKSAYACYNKGIDLYNLGKYEDALICYEGSIGLYPADAAAWFNKGVVLYKLGRYNEALLSFDKVIELNSQDSAAWFNKAMILEKLEKYKEANLSYDEVLKLNPDDQNAWLNKANALYKLGEYKGAVVYYDAVLRLDHNSPQIWFNKGLALAMLGSYKESISCYDEAIKLNPADYQLWFNKGIDLCKSEEYQEATACFAEATKLNPEDINSYYNQGVALCKLRRYNEAVECFDKAINLNPAFQQAWYNKAIALQNLGKREQANNCFKEAQRL from the coding sequence ATGAGAATAAAGGTATGTTCGTTAATTACCATTATTTTGGTTCTTATTACGGAAATTGGAGTGTGTAAGGAAACTTTTATTTTCTGGTATAATAAGGGAGTAGATTTATATCAGAGCGGGAAATACAAAGAAGCACTTGATTGTTTTGATGAAACGATTAAGTTAAATCCAGAGGATGGAGATACATGGTATAATAAAGCTGTAACATTGGATAACTTAAAGGAATATGAATCTGCAATAAAATGCTATGATTTTGCCATAAAATACTTTGAGCCAAAATCCGCTTATGCCTGCTACAATAAAGGAATAGACCTGTATAATTTGGGGAAATACGAAGATGCCCTTATTTGTTATGAAGGTAGTATTGGTTTATATCCTGCTGATGCCGCCGCCTGGTTTAACAAAGGGGTAGTTTTATATAAACTGGGAAGATACAATGAGGCTCTTTTATCTTTTGATAAGGTTATTGAATTAAATTCTCAAGACTCAGCCGCATGGTTTAACAAGGCAATGATACTGGAAAAACTTGAGAAATATAAAGAAGCAAATTTGTCTTATGATGAGGTGCTAAAGTTAAATCCTGATGACCAGAATGCCTGGCTTAATAAAGCAAATGCCTTATATAAACTTGGGGAATATAAAGGTGCAGTTGTTTATTATGATGCTGTTTTAAGATTAGACCATAATTCTCCCCAGATATGGTTTAATAAAGGATTGGCTCTGGCGATGCTTGGAAGCTACAAAGAATCCATCAGTTGCTATGATGAGGCGATTAAGTTAAATCCAGCAGATTATCAATTATGGTTTAATAAAGGAATAGATTTATGCAAATCAGAAGAATATCAGGAGGCAACAGCCTGTTTCGCGGAAGCCACTAAATTGAATCCTGAAGATATAAATAGCTATTATAACCAGGGGGTAGCATTGTGTAAATTGAGAAGATACAATGAGGCAGTAGAATGTTTTGATAAAGCGATAAATCTCAATCCTGCTTTTCAACAAGCCTGGTATAACAAAGCAATCGCTCTACAAAATCTTGGTAAAAGAGAACAAGCAAATAACTGTTTTAAAGAGGCTCAAAGATTATGA
- a CDS encoding four helix bundle protein — protein sequence MVQQMWRAAVSIPANIAEGFKKQGIKNYFPLFLLPTFLLPTSYLLGMLNSY from the coding sequence TTGGTGCAACAGATGTGGAGAGCGGCTGTTTCTATTCCAGCAAATATTGCAGAAGGTTTTAAGAAACAAGGCATAAAGAATTATTTTCCCCTCTTCCTACTTCCTACTTTCCTACTCCCTACTTCCTACTTACTTGGTATGCTGAATAGTTACTAA
- a CDS encoding bifunctional precorrin-2 dehydrogenase/sirohydrochlorin ferrochelatase, with translation MTYYPICLNLKNKKCLVVGGGKVALRKVKSLVEAQAKVTVISPKFSTLFKELENKITCLKEKYNSNHIKKDTFLVIAATNDKQFNAKIARDANKLNLLINVVDSPEMCNFIVPAIMVRGDLIISVSTSGKSPALARKIKEDLEIIYGTEYEALVDSLAKLRNKVKVEYKDEEERKLFWEKLLSLKNAHHEGHREHEVKFDELSNS, from the coding sequence ATGACTTATTACCCAATATGCCTTAATTTAAAAAATAAAAAATGCCTTGTTGTGGGAGGCGGAAAAGTAGCACTTCGCAAGGTGAAATCATTGGTTGAGGCACAGGCGAAAGTTACTGTTATCAGCCCAAAATTCTCTACCTTATTTAAAGAATTGGAAAATAAGATAACCTGTTTAAAGGAAAAATATAACTCTAACCATATAAAAAAAGACACATTTTTAGTTATTGCCGCCACTAATGATAAACAATTTAATGCTAAAATTGCCAGGGATGCTAATAAATTAAATTTATTAATAAATGTTGTTGATTCTCCTGAAATGTGTAATTTTATTGTTCCAGCAATAATGGTTAGGGGAGATTTAATTATTAGTGTCTCGACAAGTGGCAAAAGTCCAGCATTAGCCAGAAAGATTAAAGAAGACCTCGAAATTATTTATGGCACTGAATATGAAGCATTAGTAGATTCATTGGCCAAATTACGAAATAAGGTTAAGGTTGAATATAAAGATGAAGAAGAAAGAAAACTATTCTGGGAAAAACTACTTTCCCTTAAAAATGCTCACCACGAAGGGCACAGAGAGCACGAAGTGAAATTTGATGAATTATCGAATTCGTAA
- a CDS encoding GxxExxY protein — MEKWRKEELTDRIINACINVHKKLGHGFLESIYRNTSVIWGNEH, encoded by the coding sequence ATGGAGAAGTGGAGAAAAGAAGAGTTAACTGATAGGATTATTAATGCCTGTATTAATGTCCATAAAAAGTTAGGACATGGTTTTCTGGAGAGCATCTATCGTAATACGTCAGTCATTTGGGGGAACGAACATTAA